One Pseudomonas sp. FP1742 genomic window carries:
- the gspD gene encoding type II secretion system secretin GspD gives MKWSGSLYARQCRMAAPFLLLALSACSNTATTQQPPLLVDSELGRPLADTHRTGDALADRQRAQAQLKQPSGVQHKISSPGRGNALSADSAPSGNPLGNQPVTLNFVDVDIPAVVRALSRSTGRQFLVDPRVKGNLTLVSEGQVPAHQAYDMLLATLRMQGFSVVDVGGVSQVVPEADAKLLGGPIYSADKPAGNGMLTRTFRLQYENAVNLIPVLRPIVSPNNPINAYPGNNTIVVTDYAENLSRVAQIIQGIDTPSAIDTDVVQVQNGIAVDIAGMVSDLLEAPGNDPTQKISVIGDPRSNSIIIRAGSPERTELARNLIYKLDNAQSNPSNLHVVYLRNAQAGKLAQALRGLLTGESDSGGSDGARSVLSAMGSNTSGGQNGASGSQSSSGSQTSTSTSGTTAGSSYGQGTSASGSQTGQQSEQNVAFSAGGVTIQADGTTNTLLISAPEPVYRNLREVIDMLDQRRAQVVIESLIVEVGEDDASEFGVQWQTGNLGGNGVIGGANLGGSGLNLNGKTSIDVLPAGLNLGLVNGTVDVPGIGKILDLKVLARALKSKGGTNVLSTPNLLTLDNEAASIFVGQTIPFVSGSYVTGGGGTSNNPFQTVTREEVGLKLNVRPQISEGGTVKLDIYQEVSSIDERASNSVTAAGIVTNKRAIDTSILLDDGQIMVLGGLLQDGYSQSNDAVPWLSTIPGIGALFRNERRTITKTNLMVFLRPYIIRDSAAGRSITLNRYDFMRRAQGGLQPERSWAMPDMQAPQLPTAAQGVPMSNTQPRATIRAVPVEASTHQ, from the coding sequence ATGAAGTGGTCAGGTTCTCTGTATGCGCGTCAGTGCCGCATGGCCGCGCCGTTTTTATTGCTGGCACTGAGCGCGTGCAGCAACACCGCCACGACGCAACAGCCACCGTTGCTGGTGGACAGCGAATTGGGCCGCCCATTGGCCGACACTCACCGTACCGGCGATGCGTTGGCCGATCGGCAAAGAGCCCAGGCGCAGTTGAAGCAGCCGTCGGGCGTGCAACACAAAATCAGCAGCCCCGGCCGCGGCAATGCGCTATCGGCCGACAGCGCGCCATCGGGCAATCCACTGGGCAACCAACCGGTGACGCTGAACTTTGTCGACGTCGATATCCCGGCGGTGGTGCGTGCGCTGTCACGGTCCACCGGTCGCCAGTTTCTGGTCGATCCACGGGTCAAGGGCAACCTGACGCTGGTGTCCGAAGGTCAGGTGCCGGCGCATCAGGCTTATGACATGTTGCTGGCAACCCTGCGCATGCAGGGCTTCAGCGTGGTCGATGTCGGCGGGGTTTCCCAAGTGGTGCCGGAGGCTGACGCCAAGTTGCTCGGCGGGCCGATTTACAGCGCCGACAAACCGGCCGGCAACGGCATGCTGACCCGCACCTTTCGCCTGCAATACGAAAACGCGGTGAACCTGATCCCGGTGCTGCGCCCGATCGTGTCGCCGAACAACCCGATCAACGCCTACCCCGGCAACAACACCATCGTCGTCACCGATTACGCCGAAAACCTGTCGCGGGTGGCGCAAATCATCCAGGGCATCGACACCCCAAGCGCCATCGACACCGACGTGGTGCAGGTGCAGAACGGTATCGCGGTGGACATCGCCGGCATGGTGTCGGACTTGCTGGAGGCGCCGGGCAACGATCCGACGCAGAAGATCTCGGTGATCGGCGACCCGCGTTCCAACTCGATCATCATCCGTGCCGGCAGCCCGGAGCGCACCGAGCTGGCACGTAACCTGATCTACAAACTCGACAACGCCCAGAGCAACCCCAGCAACCTGCACGTGGTGTACCTGCGCAACGCCCAGGCCGGGAAACTGGCCCAGGCCCTGCGCGGCCTGCTCACCGGGGAAAGCGACAGCGGCGGCAGCGACGGCGCGCGTTCGGTGCTCAGCGCGATGGGCAGCAACACCAGCGGTGGCCAGAACGGGGCGAGTGGCAGCCAGAGCAGCAGCGGCTCGCAAACTTCTACATCAACCAGCGGCACCACGGCTGGCAGTAGTTATGGGCAGGGCACCAGCGCTTCCGGCAGCCAGACAGGCCAGCAGAGTGAACAGAACGTCGCCTTCAGCGCCGGCGGCGTGACCATTCAGGCCGATGGCACCACCAACACCCTGCTGATTTCCGCGCCGGAACCGGTGTACCGCAACCTGCGCGAAGTCATCGACATGCTCGACCAGCGCCGTGCGCAAGTGGTGATCGAAAGCCTGATTGTCGAAGTCGGCGAGGACGACGCCAGCGAATTCGGCGTGCAATGGCAGACCGGTAATCTGGGTGGCAACGGCGTGATCGGCGGGGCCAACCTCGGCGGTTCGGGGCTCAACCTGAATGGCAAGACCAGTATCGACGTGTTGCCTGCGGGCCTGAACCTGGGCCTGGTCAACGGCACGGTGGACGTTCCCGGCATCGGCAAGATCCTCGACCTCAAAGTGCTCGCCCGCGCCTTGAAGAGCAAGGGCGGCACCAACGTGTTGTCGACTCCGAATTTGCTGACCCTGGACAACGAAGCGGCGAGTATTTTCGTCGGCCAGACCATTCCTTTCGTCAGCGGCAGCTATGTCACCGGCGGCGGAGGCACCAGCAACAACCCGTTCCAGACCGTGACCCGTGAAGAGGTCGGGTTGAAGCTCAATGTGCGGCCGCAGATTTCCGAAGGCGGTACGGTCAAGCTCGACATCTATCAGGAAGTCAGCAGCATTGACGAACGCGCGTCCAACAGTGTGACCGCCGCCGGGATCGTCACCAACAAACGCGCGATCGACACCAGCATCCTGCTCGATGACGGGCAGATCATGGTGCTCGGTGGCTTGCTGCAGGACGGCTACAGCCAAAGCAACGACGCGGTGCCGTGGTTGTCGACGATTCCCGGGATCGGCGCGCTGTTTCGCAATGAACGCCGGACGATCACCAAGACCAACCTGATGGTGTTCCTGCGCCCGTACATCATTCGCGACAGCGCGGCGGGGCGCAGCATCACCCTCAACCGCTACGACTTCATGCGCCGCGCCCAGGGCGGGCTGCAACCGGAACGCAGCTGGGCCATGCCGGACATGCAGGCACCGCAACTGCCGACGGCGGCCCAGGGTGTGCCGATGTCGAATACGCAGCCACGGGCGACCATTCGCGCGGTGCCGGTTGAAGCGAGTACGCATCAGTGA